The genomic window CTTCTAAGGAATTTAATTGAATCGTTAAGCCAGTATTCATTGAGCTCATTTTTtggtaaatttataatttgcaAAACTTTGGAACATGATCCTATACATTTTTGTAAGTCCCCAATTGACTGCATAACTCCTTGTATTCCACTACcacaaaataaagaatacataattaatgaaaataaatcacctgtatttataaatttgttagctattaaataatttccataattaattaaatgcaataaaaagagagaaatgatactaaaaaataagaaatgatTTCCAGcttttataaaagaatattttgttCCTGCTTTGTACACTTCatctaaatattttgtaaattctcttttttcaaatgatTCTCCATTCAATAATCGGACATtacttatattatgtattttttcagATGCAAAATCAATACATTCACTTAATTTCTCTtgcttatatatactaattcTTTTCACATATTTTCCATATGATGTGCCAATTAATAAAGCAGTTGAAACAGGtagtaaaaaagaattaaataatttgctAGGAGATATATGTAAAGCACATATACCTCCTATTAAGGCTGCAATAAAATTTCGTATACCAAAAGACAAATGAATCAATATCTTTGAAGACACTTCAATATCATTTGATAATCTAGTTATTAATTCTCCTGTTTTTTGCttatcaaaaaaagaaagattttgatttaatattttttcaaataaactTTTTCTTAATCGTCTAGTGATTTTTTCTATTGAGgtttcaataaaataaattcgaCAAAAACTAAATGTAGATATAcccaaaattaaaaatgcaGTTTTATAAACTTCGCTCATTACATATTTCAATGATTCTTCTTTTCCtccatacatatttattattttgcttataCACATTGGAAAAAGCATTTGACCTAATGATGATATTAGTAAACATGCCATTGATAATGCTAAATAGTTTCTCTCCTTTTTcaatattctatatatatcttttatcgATATACCTTCCAAGTGACTGCTGAATTTTCTTTCAAACGATTCCTTGAAACTCTTTTTTAAGTTAAAGAACCCGGACTTACTATTATTCCCACCATCGCTACAGTTACTTTCACTCtcactactactactgctgaAGCTAccactactgctactaccaTTTTTGCTACTTCCTCGTTCACTGTTACCTCTACCGTTTCCACTGTTCATGCTAAACAactttattttccatttacTAGGTCCTGTAAATAAACTTCTATTACTATTACCcccattttttatacttcCAAATATCTGTGGTGAATTAGGCCTctcatttttacatatattaaaattattaatataactcatacttttatttataaagaataaattcctttcttttgttatatttgtgtaatttacattatattttgtaacatatattatgCTTCGGCTTTTATATCTATTTAAATTTCTTATATCTCTTAAAAGGAAAACACGGCGATCAACCGTCAAACAATAATTTACCAtgatatgttttattaacattGTATTTACCTATAGGACGTGGAGAAAAAAACTCGAATTAAAAcaattagtaaaaataaaaactgcAAATTGATGCAACCAATTTTG from Plasmodium malariae genome assembly, chromosome: 13 includes these protein-coding regions:
- the ABCB7 gene encoding ABC transporter B family member 7, putative; this encodes MLIKHIMVNYCLTVDRRVFLLRDIRNLNRYKSRSIIYVTKYNVNYTNITKERNLFFINKSMSYINNFNICKNERPNSPQIFGSIKNGGNSNRSLFTGPSKWKIKLFSMNSGNGRGNSERGSSKNGSSSSGSFSSSSSESESNCSDGGNNSKSGFFNLKKSFKESFERKFSSHLEGISIKDIYRILKKERNYLALSMACLLISSLGQMLFPMCISKIINMYGGKEESLKYVMSEVYKTAFLILGISTFSFCRIYFIETSIEKITRRLRKSLFEKILNQNLSFFDKQKTGELITRLSNDIEVSSKILIHLSFGIRNFIAALIGGICALHISPSKLFNSFLLPVSTALLIGTSYGKYVKRISIYKQEKLSECIDFASEKIHNISNVRLLNGESFEKREFTKYLDEVYKAGTKYSFIKAGNHFLFFSIISLFLLHLINYGNYLIANKFINTGDLFSLIMYSLFCGSGIQGVMQSIGDLQKCIGSCSKVLQIINLPKNELNEYWLNDSIKFLRSDDYAIKFDNVSFSYDNNNNVNTVGSSTNQISNSSGSNIGISNSGSCNSDSSNSDGGLASRGENGAKKNYALKNVSFYLPHNKSVAIVGKSGSGKTTILNLLSKKNSVNSGNILIGNFPINNINSSALRSILGIITQNPFLFNISVRSNLLYPYKAHVSMLKEQIKLIEEVNNKDTYTNKKNYFSVEKNDNSKEIINDRRREIYNFLSEQMRNTQKNINNITEDQLKSMYKDFNIHDFLINYSKYDNINVGVNGSFLSGGQKQRVYLAQNLFKNNKILIFDEPTSSLDSLSEKIINEALLKHMKGKTTIIFTHRLDLLNFVDYIGVLNDGTMIQFGLRNNVLEKPCDILRQILNQNTY